The nucleotide sequence TGGAGGGTTAATTTTATGAAGAAAAAGTTATTTTGCGTTATACTGTCAATCATGATGTTGGCAGGATGTATTCCTGCAATGGCAGTTCAGGATGGTCCTGAATTGAATTCTGAAATACAGCAGAGTTCAGAGCAGCCAAGGCAGATGGAGAAATTAGACAGAGGTGCTTTTGGAGCTACGGCACCGTCAGGCGGAGTTTATTTGAGCTGGAGGCTATTAGGAAGCGAGCCCATGGATACTGTTTTTAACATTTATAAAAACGAGCAAAAATTGGTAGATTTCATTAACAATACCAATTACACTGATCTTGAAGGTTCAGAGACGGATAAGTATACAATAGCGCCTGTAATTAACGGACAGGAAGGCGAGAAATGTGAACCTATAACCATATTGGCAGGTCATGCTGATAAGGGACAGGAATCCGTTCCGTATACATATTTTGATATACCGCTGAATATTCCGTCACCGGCAAGTGATTATGAGATAGTATATGACAGCGGAAAGTCAAACAGTCCTATAGGCGGAGCAAACGATGTGTCGGTTGGTGACGTTGACGGCGACGGCGAGTATGAGATAATTCTGAAGTGGGATCCTAATAATTCAAAGGATAATTCTCAGTCAGGAAAAACAGGCAGAGTATATTTGGATTGCTATGAAATGGATGGAACCCAGCTTTGGAGAATCGATATGGGAGTTAATATCAGAGCCGGAGCACACTATACTCAATTCCAGGTTTATGATTATGACGGAGACGGAAGGGCTGAATTAGCGGTAAAAACAGCGCCCGGAACTATAGACGGAGCAGGTAATTATGTAACACAGGCAGGAACTACAGAGGCAATAAAAAGCGCTGATAATTCGGCGTCTTATGTTAACTCAAGCGGATTTATCATTGACGGACCTGAATATCTGACAATCTTTAACGGTCAGACCGGAGCGGCAATGCAGACGGTTGATTATGACCCGGGAAGAGGAGATACCACTACTTGGGGAAAGACCAGTGACAAGACAAACAGAGTAGACAGATTTTTGGCATGCACAGCTTATCTTGACGGAGTACATCCGAGTCTTGTAACTGCCCGCGGATATTATGGAAAAGCTATTGTAGTGGCATATGACTGGGACGGAAAGAACTTAAATAAGCGCTGGAGATGTGACAGCACGGTCTCAGGTTACGGCAGTCTTGCGGGACAGGGTAACCATAATGTTTCCGTAGCGGATTTGGACGGCGACGGCTGTGATGAGATAGTATACGGCAGCGCTGCTATAGATAATGACGGAACTGTGGCTCATTCAACAGGATGGGGACATGGAGATGCTATTCACGTTTCAGACTTTAACAATGACGGCAAACAGGAAATTTTCGGAGTTTTAGAAGAAAAACCTAACTGGGGAACCGGATTTAGAGATGCGGCAGGAAAAGAGACATGGCATTTTAAAGCGAGCGGTGATGACGGAAGAGGAGTAATGGATTATTTCAGTCCTAAATATGGAGTTCTTGCTTGGGATGCAGCTTTTGGTGTACGTACTATTGGCGGCGAATTAATCAGCAAAACAACTTTGCATGATGGTTCATATCCTAACTTTCCGATTTATTGGGACGGGGATTTGTACCGTGAGCATTTTAACGGCGACAGAATAAGTAAGTGGAATGACGATACCCTATCGTTTGGCAGACTCTGGACTATTTATACTAATAATTCTGTAAAGTTTATTAACAGCACGAAGACTAATCCAAATCTGCAGGCAGATTTGTTTGGTGACTGGAGAGAGGAAATAATACTAAGGCATTCTGACAATTCAGCTTTGCGTGTGTTTGCTTCTATCAGTCCGACCGACTATAAGTTTACAACATTTATGCACGACAGCCAATACCGCAGTGCTATAGCTTGGCAGAATACCGCGTATAATCAGCCTCCGCATCAAAGTTATTACATAGGATATGACAAAGATGTTTCAGAATATGTTCAGCCTAATTTATACTATGCGCCGCTTCCTGAGAGTGTAGTGACCGTGAAAGATAGCAGCGGAAATCTGCTTTCAGGCGCCAGTGTTAAAATAGACAGTCAGATTATGACAACTGATGAAAATGGAATGGTATCTGCAAGACTGCTTCCGGGAACCCATAATTATGAGGTAGAACTAGATAGGTATATATTGAGTAAAGGGGCATTTGAAGTGCCTGAAAACAGCGGAGCTGCGCTTGAAGTAGTTCTTGAAGCTAAGCAGTATATATACGACAGCAGTAATGACGAAACAGGTTCAAAATTTGTATATGACGGAAGTGAAGGAGCAGCTTTAACTTTCTCAAGTTCAAAAGAGTGGCAGTTTACACAAGACAGCTCTGATGGAGGCAGAAGCTTCAAAGCTGATTTTGAAACGGCATACGGCGGCAATGCTGAACTGGAATTTGCATTTGGAACAGGCGGTACTAAAGACGCCGGAGGTGCATGGAATTGGACAGGAAGAGCTTATACTTATGAGATTAAGCTATTGGATTCAACAGAAAAAACAGTTTTGGCAATAGGTCAGGAATATTCGGAATCAGGGGCAAATGAGGCCTATTATTATTCAGGAACAGGAGCAAAAACAAATATTTCATCAGGAACAGTCTTTGGCTCGCCCAATATAACCAAGAGAAGCTCTTCGAACTGGAGAATTAAAATTTCCCTTGATTTAACAAATGGAACAGCTAAATTGATATTGAGCGACGATTCCGGTGAAAATGGATATATTATTGAAAATATATCCATTGATTCTGCAGACTTTAGTTCTCTTGAGATAGGTTCGATTGCTTCTAGCAATGTAACCTGGTCGCCGAAGGTAAAAGATGTATTGTATTGGGCGGATTCTGTAACTCCGCCGTCACCGCCGCCGACACTTGACCCAACAAAACCAACACCTACAGCTAAACCAACAGCTGAACCCACTGCTACACCATTACCGACAGACGCTCCTATAATTGGACAAAGCTGGGATTTTGACAATCTAAAGGCAGGGGATATTTATGGAAATAGTGATGATAATAATACTATCTCAAATAATAACGGAAAATCAATAAATATAGATTTCGGAACATCGGCTGCTGACGGCGCTGTGCCGCCTGCAATAACCCAAAGAGCTGAAGGAAATAACTATATTCAGTTTACTGATAAAGGCGCCGGTCAGGACGGCTGGTCATATTTGCCGGAAACTGTTTTAGACGGAGATAAGATAATATTTGAAGAAGATTTCATGAGCGGAGACACAGCTAAGGATACACCGCTGTTTAGAATATTTGATTCAAATAATGCCAACCCGGATAATACATATACTACTGCTAAAGACGGCAGAGTGTTTGAAGTGATGACAGTGGAAGGCGGAACGCTGAAGTTAAATGATTATTTCTCTATGGGCGCTTCCGCTACAAAGCCTAAGGATACTCAGATTTCCGGATTTAGTTTCAGTCCTAATAAATGGTATAGCTTAAAACTTGAATATACAAAGAGCGATAATAAAGTAAAGGTTTATACTAAAGAAGCTGACAGTTCTGACTATACATTGAGAGGAACGGTTACGCTTGGCTCCGGTACTAAAAAAATTGATGAGGTTCCGCAGCTTTTGCCTACAAAAGTTCAATGTTCTACTCGTGGTTCTTCTGCAAACAGCTTAGGTATTGATAATATTACCGTGGGTGTCCAGGGGGGCTCGGAGGTTCCTGAAGTAACTCCTACAGTTCAGCCGGCTTCTGAATTTATGTATACTTTGAATTCGATAGCGGAAGCTGAAAATGGCATAAATATAAATCTAACAAAAAATAAAGAAGGAATCGGATCGAACGTAATAATTGCAGCGGCGTATGACAGGGAGACAGGGGCTTTGACCGCTGTTGAAACCAGTGATATAACAATGAATGTTGGAGATTCATCCAATATATTCGTACCATTAGCCGTATCGGAAACCAATGAAATTAAGGTGTTTGTTTGGAACTCAACAGACGGAATAGAACCTCTTTCAAAAAGTATAAGTAAATAGTTAATTCCCCCGGGAACTGATATACCTCTCTATAAGTGTCTAACTTTTGGCGGATAATATCAAATTTTTCCCGGGGGAGTGTTTTTAATGTATCAATTAATAAAAACTTTATTTTAGTTTATAAATATTTTATAATTGCTTTATTTGTTTTCAATTTTTGGGATTTATACTCTTAACATAGATTGAGACATATGTTAAATCTAAACTCAAAACTCAAAACAAAAAATCTATCAATTATGAAAGCGAGGCAAATGTATGAAAAAGACAAGAAAC is from Monoglobus pectinilyticus and encodes:
- a CDS encoding rhamnogalacturonan lyase family protein codes for the protein MKKKLFCVILSIMMLAGCIPAMAVQDGPELNSEIQQSSEQPRQMEKLDRGAFGATAPSGGVYLSWRLLGSEPMDTVFNIYKNEQKLVDFINNTNYTDLEGSETDKYTIAPVINGQEGEKCEPITILAGHADKGQESVPYTYFDIPLNIPSPASDYEIVYDSGKSNSPIGGANDVSVGDVDGDGEYEIILKWDPNNSKDNSQSGKTGRVYLDCYEMDGTQLWRIDMGVNIRAGAHYTQFQVYDYDGDGRAELAVKTAPGTIDGAGNYVTQAGTTEAIKSADNSASYVNSSGFIIDGPEYLTIFNGQTGAAMQTVDYDPGRGDTTTWGKTSDKTNRVDRFLACTAYLDGVHPSLVTARGYYGKAIVVAYDWDGKNLNKRWRCDSTVSGYGSLAGQGNHNVSVADLDGDGCDEIVYGSAAIDNDGTVAHSTGWGHGDAIHVSDFNNDGKQEIFGVLEEKPNWGTGFRDAAGKETWHFKASGDDGRGVMDYFSPKYGVLAWDAAFGVRTIGGELISKTTLHDGSYPNFPIYWDGDLYREHFNGDRISKWNDDTLSFGRLWTIYTNNSVKFINSTKTNPNLQADLFGDWREEIILRHSDNSALRVFASISPTDYKFTTFMHDSQYRSAIAWQNTAYNQPPHQSYYIGYDKDVSEYVQPNLYYAPLPESVVTVKDSSGNLLSGASVKIDSQIMTTDENGMVSARLLPGTHNYEVELDRYILSKGAFEVPENSGAALEVVLEAKQYIYDSSNDETGSKFVYDGSEGAALTFSSSKEWQFTQDSSDGGRSFKADFETAYGGNAELEFAFGTGGTKDAGGAWNWTGRAYTYEIKLLDSTEKTVLAIGQEYSESGANEAYYYSGTGAKTNISSGTVFGSPNITKRSSSNWRIKISLDLTNGTAKLILSDDSGENGYIIENISIDSADFSSLEIGSIASSNVTWSPKVKDVLYWADSVTPPSPPPTLDPTKPTPTAKPTAEPTATPLPTDAPIIGQSWDFDNLKAGDIYGNSDDNNTISNNNGKSINIDFGTSAADGAVPPAITQRAEGNNYIQFTDKGAGQDGWSYLPETVLDGDKIIFEEDFMSGDTAKDTPLFRIFDSNNANPDNTYTTAKDGRVFEVMTVEGGTLKLNDYFSMGASATKPKDTQISGFSFSPNKWYSLKLEYTKSDNKVKVYTKEADSSDYTLRGTVTLGSGTKKIDEVPQLLPTKVQCSTRGSSANSLGIDNITVGVQGGSEVPEVTPTVQPASEFMYTLNSIAEAENGININLTKNKEGIGSNVIIAAAYDRETGALTAVETSDITMNVGDSSNIFVPLAVSETNEIKVFVWNSTDGIEPLSKSISK